One segment of Vulpes lagopus strain Blue_001 chromosome 8, ASM1834538v1, whole genome shotgun sequence DNA contains the following:
- the SPRY4 gene encoding protein sprouty homolog 4 — translation MEPPIPQSVPLTPSSVMVQPLLDSRMPHGRLQHPLTILPIDQMKTSHVENDYIDNPGLVPPIGPKRTRGGALELAPTPARCDQDITHHWISFSGRPSSVSSSSSTSSDQRLLDHMAPPPVADQASPRAVRIQPKVVHCKPLDLKGPTAPPELDKHFLLCEACGKCKCKECASPRTLPSCWVCNQECLCSAQTLVNYGTCMCLVQGVFYHCTNEDDEGSCADHPCSCSRSNCCARWSFMGALSLVLPCLLCYLPATGCVKLAQRGYDRLRRPGCRCKHTNSVICKAAAGDATAGRPDKPF, via the coding sequence ATGGAGCCCCCGATCCCACAGAGCGTCCCCTTGACTCCCAGCTCAGTCATGGTCCAGCCCCTACTTGACAGCCGTATGCCCCACGGCCGCCTCCAACACCCACTCACCATCCTCCCCATCGACCAGATGAAGACCAGCCACGTGGAGAATGACTACATAGACAACCCCGGCCTGGTGCCCCCCATTGGCCCTAAGAGGACCCGGGGTGGAGCCTTAGAGTTGGCCCCGACACCTGCCCGCTGCGACCAGGACATCACCCACCACTGGATCTCCTTCAGCGGGCGCCCCAGCTctgtgagcagcagcagcagcacatcCTCCGACCAGCGGCTCTTGGACCACATGGCACCACCACCCGTGGCTGATCAGGCCTCCCCAAGGGCTGTGCGCATCCAGCCCAAGGTGGTCCACTGCAAGCCACTGGACCTCAAGGGCCCGACGGCGCCACCTGAGCTGGACAAGCACTTCTTGCTGTGTGAGGCCTGTGGGAAGTGTAAGTGCAAGGAGTGTGCATCCCCCCGGACACTGCCCTCCTGCTGGGTCTGCAACCAGGAATGCCTGTGCTCAGCCCAGACCCTGGTCAACTACGGCACCTGCATGTGCCTGGTGCAAGGCGTCTTCTACCACTGTACCAACGAGGACGATGAGGGTTCCTGCGCGGaccacccctgctcctgctcccgctCAAACTGCTGCGCCCGCTGGTCCTTCATGGGCGCCCTCTCCCTGGTGCTGCCGTGCCTGCTCTGCTACCTGCCTGCCACCGGCTGCGTGAAGCTGGCCCAGCGTGGCTACGACCGCCTGCGCCGCCCCGGCTGCCGCTGCAAGCACACGAACAGCGTCATCTGCAAGGCAGCTGCTGGGGATGCCACGGCCGGCAGACCTGACAAGCCCTTCTGA